One Mailhella massiliensis DNA segment encodes these proteins:
- a CDS encoding NAD(P)-dependent oxidoreductase, giving the protein MADIAFFGLGTMGLPMALNLLKAGHCLHVMPFRGIMEGPREVERLGGVIHDNLEGMLEKAEFIISVVPNDDSVRDIYLNETMKNAVRPGSIIIEMTSCSPEVVQEVEAYYADKNVGVIDAPITGALPKAIDGTLTIMGAGRAEDFQRAEAVFAPMAEKVFQLGKVGNGKLIKAMTNLLGAVNLAAVGEFYRFASAMGLNMEEVAEVVKKSAGGSTQFDRNFFKMVEDNYKPTFTLALLRKDMGIALQCAEKHPELALPLSRLAYDLYRQASDYDKDDCSSIARLKNV; this is encoded by the coding sequence ATGGCGGACATCGCATTCTTCGGACTCGGCACCATGGGGCTGCCCATGGCCCTCAATCTGCTCAAGGCGGGGCACTGCCTTCACGTCATGCCCTTCCGCGGCATCATGGAAGGCCCCAGAGAGGTGGAAAGACTTGGCGGCGTCATTCACGACAATCTGGAAGGCATGCTGGAAAAGGCCGAATTCATCATCAGCGTCGTGCCCAACGACGATTCCGTACGCGACATCTACCTCAACGAAACCATGAAAAACGCCGTCCGCCCCGGAAGCATCATCATCGAAATGACCTCCTGCTCCCCCGAGGTGGTGCAGGAAGTGGAAGCCTATTATGCGGACAAGAACGTCGGCGTCATCGACGCGCCCATCACCGGCGCACTGCCCAAGGCCATCGACGGCACGCTGACCATCATGGGCGCAGGCAGGGCGGAAGACTTCCAGAGAGCGGAAGCGGTGTTCGCTCCCATGGCCGAAAAGGTGTTCCAGCTCGGCAAGGTGGGCAACGGCAAGCTCATCAAGGCCATGACCAACCTGCTCGGCGCCGTGAACCTTGCCGCCGTGGGCGAATTCTACCGCTTCGCCTCCGCCATGGGGCTGAACATGGAGGAAGTGGCCGAGGTGGTGAAGAAAAGCGCGGGCGGTTCCACCCAGTTCGACAGAAACTTCTTCAAGATGGTGGAAGACAACTACAAGCCCACCTTCACCCTCGCCCTGCTGCGGAAAGACATGGGCATAGCCCTGCAGTGCGCGGAAAAACACCCGGAACTTGCCCTGCCGCTTTCCCGCCTGGCCTATGATCTTTACCGGCAGGCCTCCGATTACGACAAGGACGACTGCAGCTCCATCGCCCGGCTGAAAAACGTATAG